In Halobacteriovorax sp. HLS, the following are encoded in one genomic region:
- the cpaB gene encoding Flp pilus assembly protein CpaB, with protein sequence MNTRALTLALIIASFAMFMVYTYIEDEKTKIIKKYGKEKSVVIAKVDIQELELIDDSKVTVTSMPSNFVHEKAFKMISEIQNTVATVPILKGEQLTKPRVSWPDERSGLSRQVSVGKRAISLEVTEGASVGRLIKPGDRVDILAGIDYAGGRKDLQKMKTVLQDVLILSTGRSISGNLPIIGVKTPRVIKKMKLNTYSDYQSVTLELDPYEVQKLVFLVNYNSQRPYLALRNNSDKKPVRIKSTKLYDILGEDASEAKLFFSEKFKKQGN encoded by the coding sequence ATGAACACTAGGGCACTGACATTAGCATTAATTATCGCATCCTTTGCGATGTTTATGGTTTATACATATATCGAAGATGAAAAAACTAAAATTATAAAAAAATATGGTAAAGAGAAATCTGTTGTTATTGCCAAAGTCGATATTCAGGAACTTGAACTTATTGATGATTCAAAAGTGACTGTAACATCTATGCCTTCAAATTTTGTTCACGAAAAAGCATTTAAAATGATTTCTGAAATTCAAAATACAGTTGCAACAGTTCCTATATTAAAAGGGGAGCAGTTGACTAAGCCGCGAGTTAGTTGGCCTGATGAAAGAAGTGGTCTCTCGAGACAGGTAAGTGTTGGAAAGAGAGCTATATCGTTAGAAGTTACCGAAGGTGCTTCTGTTGGTCGTCTTATTAAGCCGGGAGATAGGGTTGATATTTTAGCAGGTATTGATTATGCCGGTGGACGTAAAGACTTACAAAAGATGAAGACGGTGCTTCAAGATGTATTAATCCTTTCTACAGGTAGAAGTATTTCAGGAAACTTACCAATCATTGGTGTTAAAACACCAAGAGTTATTAAGAAAATGAAATTAAATACATATAGTGACTATCAATCTGTAACACTAGAACTTGATCCTTATGAAGTTCAGAAGCTTGTATTCTTAGTGAACTACAATAGTCAAAGACCATATCTTGCACTTAGAAATAACTCTGATAAAAAGCCTGTCAGAATTAAGTCTACGAAGCTTTACGATATATTAGGAGAGGATGCATCCGAAGCGAAGCTTTTCTTTTCTGAGAAATTTAAAAAACAAGGTAATTAA